The Thermasporomyces composti region CGTCCTGACCGTCTACACCCGCACGCGTCGGGTGTTCACCGACGACGACATCCGGCTCTTGACGACCATCGGCCGCCTGCTCGCGGGCGCGGTCCACCAGGCCCGCCTCCACCGTCGACTCCTGGCGCGTGAGCGCGCCTACGAACGGTTCACCGAGCAAGCCATCGCCGCCCAGGAGGTGGAACGCCGCCGGCTCGCCGCCGACATTCACGACGGCATCACGCAGCGACTGTGCAGCCTGCGCTTCCACCTGGACGCGGCCAGCGACGCCCTCACCGAGGACCCACCGTTCGCCTCGCGGCAGCTGGCGCTGGCCCGGGAGCTCGCCGACCTGACCCTCGACGAGGCGCGGGCCGCGATCACGAACCTACGGCCACCGGTTCTGGACGACCTCGGGCTCGCCGACAGCCTCGCCAGCCTGGCCCGGTCGATCCCGGGCGTCACGGTCCTCGTCGACGTCGAGGAATGCCTGCTTCCCGAGCACGTCGAGATCGCGCTCTACCGCATCGCCCAGGAGGCGTTGCAGAACGTCGTCAAGCACGCCGACGCCACACGGGTGCGCGTTCACCTGCGCCGCGACCCGTCCGAGGTGCTGCTGGAAGTCAGCGACGACGGGCGCGGCATCGACGACGGGGTACCAGCCACCGTCGAGGACCGGTCCCCCGGCGGCTACGGCATGACGAGCATGACCGAACGAGCCGAGCTCATCGGAGGTCGACTCGACGTCCGCTCCCGGCCCGGGATCGGTACCACCGTGACCGCCCGCATCCCGGTGTCCTGAGCGGCACCGAGGCACTGGCACCGGCGTTGCCCGAGGCCCGCTGACGCCTCGAGGTCTCAGTCGGCCTCGGTGAGGTAGAGGAAGTGGGACGCGTCGATGAGCCGCAAGACCTGCCGGACCACGAGCGGCATGGGCCGTCGGCTCTCGTCGTGGACGACCCGGGGATCGCGCAGGCGGACCGTCCGACCCCGGGTGGTGAGCTCACACTCTCCCGCCGCCAGGACGTTCTTCACCCAGTCGGCGTCGGGTCCGTAGGTCAAGGCCACCACGTAGCCGTCCGGCGTCCGGAACACGTTGAGCGGCGTCCGGTAGCGATGTCCGGAACGCCGGCCGACGTGGGTGAGGACGCCGAAGCCCGGGAGCCAGGGCGCGACGTGGCCGAGGACACGGTTGGTCGCCCGCCGATTGAAGCGCGCCACACGCCTGCTGAGCACCATGAGAGCAGCCACCTCGGTCGTCACGCTGGAACCGGCCGTGGGCGAGCTGACCGCGTGTCAGCCCTGCTCCCGCAGCAGCTCCACGAGCACGGCCGCCTGGCTGCGCTCGAGATCCCTGCTCGCGGTCAGCAAGGTCAGGGTGTCCTGTTCGGCGAGCTCGCGCAAGCGTGCGAGCCCCGCCCGACCGGTCGCCGTGCCGAGCTCGGCGGTGTACCGGCGCTTGAACTCGTCGAACCTCTCCGGCTTGTGGCCGTACCACATGCGCAGTTCATGCGAGGGCGCGACGTCCTTCTCCCAGGAGTGCAGATTGGCGTCCTCCTTGGTGAGGCCCCGCGGCCAGATGCGGTCGACCAGCACGCGGAAGCCATCGTCGTCGGAGACGGGATCGTAGACCCGGCGACACCGCACCTCGCGCACCATGGACCGCCCCCTCGCGTCGACGTGTCATCGTCGTCCAGATTCCCCGGTCGGGCACTCCGGACACCCCGCGAGGTGTGTGGACGGCTGGAGCGAGAGAGATGGCGTGAAGATCGACTACTCGTCGTCGGTCTCGTCCCAGCGCTCGACGATGTAGCGGATGGCTCCGCAGCTGCGGCAATGGGTCTCGTCGGCCTCGGGATCGGCCCAGGAGTGCGCGGTCTGACAGGCGACCGGAACGTAGCGAGGCGCCTGAACGACCTCACGCCGAACAGCGGACGTGACAGGTTGCCGATCTTCAGGCATGCCCGGAGCATAGCGCCGACACGTGAGGGCGGAAAGGGTTTCGTCACCCCCTGCGGAGATCGCCAGCGCGGCGCCTAAGCTCGCGGGGTGCGTCGACTGCTTGTCGTGGTCAGCGTCGTGGTCTTCGTCGACGCGATGCTCTACGGCGTCCTCGCGCCGCTCGTACACGGCTACGCCCACGACTTCGCGTTGTCCAAGACCGGCGCCGGCCTGCTCGTCGCGGCGTTCGGCACTGGCGCGTTCGCCGGTGGCATCCCCGGTGGGCTCGCGGCCCAGCGGTGGGGGCCGAAACGCACCGTGCTGCTCGGGCTCGGTTTGATGGCGTTCGCCAGTTTGGCGTTCGCGATCGCCGGCGACCCGTGGACGCTTGGCGTCTCGCGGTTCGCACAAGGCATGTCGAGCAGCACCACGTGGGCCGGCGCCCTCGCCTGGCTCACCGTGCTGACCTCACGCGATCGCCGCGGGCAGGTGCTGGGCACGGTGTTCGGGACGGCCGTCTTCGGGGCGATCCTGGGCCCCATGGTCGGGGCGGCGGCCGACCTGATCGGTATTCGCCCGTCCTTCCTCGTGATGACCGGGCTCGCGCTCGTCCTGCTCGTGAGCGCCGCCGCGATGCCGGCTGCGCCGGTCGAGCGCCAACGGCCGGGCGCGCTCGCCCAGGCCGCGCGTGACTACGCGTTCCTCGCCGGCCTGTGGTTCAACACGCTGCCCGCGCTGTTGTTCGGGACCGCCACCTTGCTGGTGCCGCTCGCGCTCGGTGACGCGGGCTTCACGCCGTTCGGGATCGGCGCGGTCTTCCTGTGTGCGGGGATGCTGGAGTCGGCGCTCAACCCGATCGTGGGCCGGCTCAGCGACCGGTATGGACGCTTCCGCCCCGCGCGGGTGGCGCTCGCCGCCTCGGCGGTCGTGGCCACCGCCTTGGCGTTCACGTCCGAGCCGTTCGTGCTCGCCGCTCTCATGTGCGCGGCGTCGCTCACGTTCGGCGGCTTCTACACCCCCGGGATGGCGCTGGTCTCGGACCGGGCCGAGCACGTCGGGCTGGCTCAAGGACTGGCCTTCGGGGTCATGAACTCGGCGTGGGCACTCGGTAACCTCGCCGGCCCCGCGCTCGGCGGCACCGCCGCCGAACGGTGGGGCGACGCCACGCCCTACCTGGCGGGCGCCGTCCTCTGCCTCCTCACGTTGGTGGCCGCGCAGCGACTGCGAGGGACGCGACCCACGCCGCGGACCCCGGTCAGCGTGGCGACCCCGCCGGGCCGCCAGGCTCCTTGAGGATCGGGAAGAGGTACCGGTCGGTGATGTGGTTCAGCACTCGCCGCGCCTGACGGAAGCGGTCAGCGACGTCCGCCACGACATCGAGGTGCACGGTGCGGAACGGCGCCAACTCGTACGCGCGCCGATACCAGCGAGCGCCGAGGTGCTCGAAGAGCTCCACGGCGGGCATGGTGACCATCCGCTCCCGTTCCTCCCCGGGACCCACACCGGACAACCGCAGCAACCGGCTCGCGTCGATCGGACCGAGGGCGTGCTGCTGGACGTACTCGGGGAAGACCCCGGAGAGGAAGAGGGCGACGTCACCCAGTCGGCGGTAGATTCCGGGGCGCTCGGCGTCGCTCACCGCCTCCAGCAGACCCGCCAGCCGTACCGGATCCAGCTCGCTGAACCGTCGCCACCGCCAGCCTCGTCCGGTGCGGACCCGGTAGCGGCCGCTGGCCACCCGGGTGAACGACGCGAGCAGCTCCGCCAGCAGGAACCTGCGCGCCGGCGAGCTGAGGAAGTCGACCAGCTGCGGGGCGTCGAACACCGGCACCGTCTGGCGCGGCGCGGTGCGCTCCAGGACGTAGTTCATCGACGAGAGCTCGTCGGCCGACCGGTGCACGACGAGCGCGAAGACGAGGAACGGCGACACGTCGAGGAGCTGCCCCGACGCGGTGACCCGCGTGCCGAAGACCGCCTCGAAGACGGCCGGGTCGGAGAGAAGTCGCGGAATCGCGGTCGGATCACGGCGCAGGTCGTCGACTGCCACCCGGCCACCCGACGTTCTGGCGAGCAGCTCGAGGTCCGTGGTGGTCAGGTGGTCCGCGTAGGAGACGCCAAGACCGTCCACAAAAACCACAGTACGACGGCACCGGCGCAGCGGAACCCGGTTCTCAGCTCCCGGCCCCTCCTGTGCCGAACCGCTCAACCGCCGCAGCGCCAGGGTGAAGAACGGCGTGGCGGCCCGGGCGGCCACGCGTCCCACCACCGCCGGAAGCCGTCCGAGGGCGGTGAGCTCCTCCTGCCAGGTGAGCCGGCAGCGGTCGGGCCCCAGCGGCTCGATCGTGAACGTCCCGGTCCCTCGCAACACCGCCCCGTCGTGCCGGATCACGCAGCGGGTGGGCGGCTCCCAGACGACCACCTCCATGGGGTCGACCACCCGAAACGGTCCGAGGCCGGTGACCGCCTCCAGACGCGTTCCTCGCCCGTGCCGAGGACCGGGCAGGACCCGCACCGTCGTCCCGGGCATCCACTGCCCCTGGGCCTCCCAGTCGACGAGACGCGCCCAGACCTCGCTCGCCTTCGCCCGGATCGTCCGGCTCGTTCGGATTCGCACGCCGGTACCGTACCTGTCGGACACAAAAGAAGGGCGTCTCCCATGGTGAGACGACCGGGTCGCCGCGTAGGGTGGGGCCGCTCAGGATCACGGGGGAGGTGCTCGCCATGCGGCTCACGAGACCGACGACGCTAGCCTTGGCCGGCCTCGCTCTGACGGTGGGAGCGGTCGCCGCCCCGACGGCCTTGGCGGCGCCGTCTGCCGCCCCGACGGCCATGGGCGCGGCCGCCTCCGCCACGGGAGCGGACGCACGCACCGCCGCGCCCCTGGACTCCTGCGACGCTCTCCTCGTGGACTCGGCGGGCGTCCTCTCCGCCGAGGAAGCTCGACGGGTCACCGAGGCCGCGCGTTCGTTCCGCAGCGAGACGGCCTTCGAGGTCCGGATCCGCATCCTCACCCAGCAGGAGGCGCCGTCTCTCGAGTCGTGGATGGACGCACAGGAGGCGGCCTGCCCGACCTGGCTGGCCGCCGACGGTGGGTTCCGCAGCAACCTCGTGGTCTTGGCGTTCACCACCGACTCTCCCACCGACACCGGTGAGACCGGGCTCTACTACGGCGCCCAGATGCCCTCGGACATGGACCAGGCCTGGCCGCGCATCCTGGCCGACGAGATCAATCCCGCGATCAGGGACGGCGACTGGGACCGCGGCATCACGTCCGGCCTCACCGCGGTGGAGCGGGCCATCAACCCACCCTCGAGGTCGGGGCAGTTCGCCGTCGTGGTCGCCGCGCTGGTTGTGGTCCTCGTCGGCCTGGTCGGCGGGGGCGTCGCGGTCGGGCGGCGGCGCCGTCGACGCCAGCTCGCCGAGCGCTTCGCGGCCGCGACGGCGAAGCTGGACGAGCTGACGCTGCCCCTGGACGACCAACTCCAGCTGCTGCGCCGCGACACGGAGCTGCTGCGCGAGGCCGTCGCCGACGAGGAGGAGACCCGGGGGGTCGCACCGGCGGAGCGCCTGCTCCGCGAGGGTGACCGGATCCTGCACCAACGCTCGGAGCTGTCCATCGGTCGCGACCGTGTGCTCGAGGACCGCGACCTCGCGGCGGTCGAGCGAGCGGTCTCCGCGTGGGAGGAGCTGGCCTCGTCGGCGGCGACGCTCATGGAGAAGCTGACCGCCGAGCAGCGTCGCCTCGCCGACCTCGTCGGCCGGCTGCAGACGGTGCGGGAACGCGCGCGGGACGTCCCGCGGCTCGCCGAGAAGGTCGCGGCGGCGGCGGACGCCGGGGAACGCGACGGCTTCGTCGTCACGACGGAGCGGTCGGTTCTCGACACCGTGGGCGAGCGGCTCGCCGAGATCGACCGCCTCGCCGCCGAGCGACGTCTGCTCAGCGCCGACGAGCGGCTCACGGCGCTGGTCGACGACCTCACGTCGGCGCACAAGCAGTTGACCCGGCTCCGGCGGCGTCGAGCGGCACTCACCACGCTGGTCGGGAAGCTCCAGGAGGCCACCGCGAAGGTGTCGGACCTGGCCGAGGAGGCCGCCGCCGCCTTGGCGGAGCTTCAGACAGGTTACGCGCCGAGCCTGTGGACCGACGCCGCGACATTCGTCAGCGCCGGCCGCGAGCGGTTGGCAAGTGCGCGGGAGCGGGCGAGCGCCGCGGAGTCCGCGCTCGCGGCCGGTGACCTCGGTACCGGGGAGCGCCACGCCGAGGCCTGGCGGATGGACGTCCGCCACGCACGCCGCGTGTTCACCCGCGTGATCAAGCGACTGGGCCGCGTGCGTCAGCTCCGCGACGCCGTGCCCCGCAAGCACGCCGACGTGGCCGCCCGCCTCGACCGCCTCCAGACGATCGTCTCCACCCCCGACGTCAACGGCAGCCTGCGCGCCAAGGCCGCGACTCTGACCTCGGAGCTGAAGGCGCTCGACATCCATGCCGAGCAACCTGACTGGATCACGCTGAACCGGCAGCTCACGGCTCTCCGCTCACGGGTTGACGCGGCCGTGCGGGAGGCGACCCGAGCGCGCGCCGAGGCCGAGCGCCGCCACCGCGAGGCGTACCTGCGCACCCGGCCCAGGCGAACAACGGGCTTCTCCTTCTCAGGCGGCACCAGCCGTTTCTCAGGCGGCACCAGCCGTGGCGCCCGTCTCCGCTCGAGCACAGGCCGACACGGCGGCTCGGTCTCCCGGAGCTCGCGCGGCCGCCGTGGTGGCTCGGCCCGCCGGTGACGTGGACGCGTGCGGCCGAACGTACACACGGGCGGCCTGATCAGCCGCGACGGCGGCGGGCCGCGGTCCGGCGGCCGCTCTCGCGTTGCAGCGCCTCCACCAGCTGTCGCTTGGTCATCCGCGACCGGCCGGGTATGTGCAGCTGCTGGGCTCGCTGGTAGAGGTGCGCCTTGCTGGCGTTGGCGTCGACGCCTCCCGCCGTGGCGCGCGACCGGCGGGAGCTCGGCGTCCTGCGCTGCGCCTGCGGGTCGGATGGACCCGCCGACGCCTTGGGCTCCCAGTGGTCGCCGACCTTCTCGAACTCGTGCTTGAGCGCCGCGTAGGCGGTCCGATGGGCTCGTTGACCCTCGCCGTACGTCTTGACGGCCGAGTCGTGCGCTTTCGTCCAGATGTCCTGCGCTCGCTTCGAGGATCGCAGGAGGGTCGACGGCAGCTCCTGTCGAGCCGGCATGTGACACCGCCTCCTTGGTCGTCGTTGCGCGGTGTACTCCCGCCCCGTACCCGGGTCATTCCGCTTGACACGTCCGGCCCGGCACATCGCCGGTGTCCGACCTGGGCCCAGGCTCACCGTTTGGGCGAGACGCGGCGGACCACCGTTCGACGTCCAGCGCGTGGCCCATGACCTGACGGGTACGGGTCTCGCCAAGACGGAGCAGCGGCTCGCGAAGGGGGAGGTCATGTCCCAGGAGGAGTACCCGGGCCAGACCCTCGTGACGAAGGACCACGACGTCATCAGGCAGTGGGGAGAAGAGCGGAACGCCGTGCCCGCGACCGTGCCGGGCAGCCGGCACGGCGACCACGTGGGCGTCCTTCGCTTCGACTTCCCCGGTTACGGCGGTGAACGCCTGGAGCACATCTCGTGGGACGAGTGGTTCCGCACGTTCGACGAGCGGAACCTGGAGTTCGTCTACCAGGAGCACCGCAGCGGCGGTGAGCCGAGCAACTTCTTCCTCGTGCGCAGCGCCGAGCAGTGACGACGCCCTGCCGGCTGTCCGCGTCGGCCACGGGCGGCGGCTCGAGGGCCGCGGCTCGCCGGCGCGGTGTTCACCGGCCGGCGGAAGCCCAGTAGCCTGCGCCGGGTGGGGTGCACGCCATGAGGATCGTGTCGCTGTTGCCGTCCGCCACCGAGATCCTCTTCGCGCTCGGCGCTGGCGACGACGTGGTCGGGGTGACCTTCGAGTGTGACTATCCCCCGGAGGCGCGCAGCCGGAGGATCGTGTCCACCAGCGCCCTGCCGGAGGGCCTCACCCCGGCGGAGATCGACGCCGCGGTGTCGGAGAGGCTGGCGGCCGGCGAGGACCTCTACCACCTCGACCGTGGCGCCCTCGAGGGCCTCGACCCGGACCTGATCGTCACGCAGGACCTGTGCGCGGTGTGCGCGGTCGACGTCTCGGTGGTGGACGACGCCCTCGCCTTCCTCGGATGCCAGGCGAAGGTCCTCACCCTCGACCCGCAGAACCTCGACCAGGTGCTCGCCTCGATCATCCAGCTCGGCGAGGCGGTAGGGCGACAGGACACCGCCGAGTCGCTCGTCGCGCAGCTTCGGGCACGTCTGGACACGGTCGCCGCAGCGGTGCGCGGACGCCGGCCGGTCCGCACCATGGTGCTCGAGTGGACCGAACCGCCGTTCGCGCCTGGCCATTGGATCCCGGACATGGTCGCGATGGCGGGCGGGACACCTGTCCTGGGCGTATCCGGTGAACGCTCCGAACGCGTCTCCTGGGACGCGGTGGCGGCCGCCGACCCCGAGCTCATCGTCTGCGCGCCCTGCGGATACGACCTCGCCGCGTCGGTGCGCCTGGCCGAAGCCGTCGTGGCCGCCGGTGTCCTGCCACCGACGGTGCCGGTGTGGGCGGTGGACGCCAACGCGTCCTTCGCCCGGCCCGGGCCGCGCCTCGTGGACGGCGTGGAGGCGCTGGCGGCCGTGCTGCACCCGGACGCCGGGCTCCCGGTGAACCAGCGACTGGCCCGGCAGGTACGTCCCGGGGTGACGTGACGATGAGCGTCTCGTCGCGAGTGGTCGACGCGACAAGCGGCGCACCGGCGGTCGGCGTGGCGGTCAGCTTGTGGGAGTCAGCCGCGATCGAGGGCGAGGCGCCGGCCGAGGGGGCGTGGACTCTGCTGTCGCAGGGTCACAGCCAAGCCGATGGAACCGTCGAGAGCTGGGCGGTGCGCCAGGGCATCTATCGGCTGGTGTTCGCGATCGGCGCCTGGTGGGCCCAATGCGGCATGCCGACGGTCTACCCCGAGGCCGTCGTCACGTTCAGCGTGACGGACCCTGGTACGCACTGCCACGTGACGCTCCTGGTGAGCCCGTACGCCTACACCGCCACCGTCACCACCGAACGTCCGGTCGAGTGACCTCAGCCGCCGCCCCACACCTTGCGGACCATGTCGCGGGCACGGTCCACCACCGCGGCCACCGGGCCGAACAGCAGGTTCCTCCCGCCGGTCTCCACGCCCGGGTGCGGACGGGTCGGCGCGGTCGCCTCCGCCGCCTTGAGCGCCTTGGCCATCGTCGCCCGTTGCTTGGCGTTCGTCGACCGCTGCAGGTGGATGAACTCGTAGCGTTCCTCCGCCCGGGCGTGGGCCATGACAGCGGTCCGCAACGCCAGCAGCTCGGGGAGAAAGCGGGGATCGGACGGATCCATGCGATCCAACCTGCTCAACCGTTCCTTGGCGTCCCGTTCCTCCCGGAGGCGATCCTCGACGACGCCTTCCCCACCGTCGAAGGCGCGACGAGCGTAGGGATGGACGACTTCTTCCTCCGCTGTCTCGTGGATCGACAGCAGACGCACGAGCCGCCGAAAGGCGTCCACCCGCGCCTCGCCGGTGCTGGCCTCGACCTCGTCGAACAGGTTGCGAATCTCGCCGTGTTGCCGTACCAGGAGCGCCACCACGTCCTCGGTGGAGCCGGGAACGTCCGCTGCGGGCCGGTCACTCATCTCGTCCTCCGCGTCCAAGGTGCCCGAAGACCTCGCGACTTCGGACCGTCATGTCGTCGACCATCGAGGACCTCAGTGCGGCGCACGCAACGACGCGACCGGGTGCTCGCCCTCGCTCTGGACGCGGTAGTCGCGCCCGAACATCTCGCGGTGGTCCTCGATGACCTGCTCACTCGGCACGAGCCCGTCGCCGTTGACCCGCTGCTGCATCGCCTGGAAGCGCTCGTGGGCCTCACGCACGTAGCCGGCGCCCAGCGTGGTGATGTCGATCTGCGTGTCGAGCAGGTTGCGGATGAAGGCCTTGTTCGACTCGAACGTCACCGGTCTCGGCAGCTCCGGGGCGACGACCTCGGCCGCCTCGCGCCCGTCGTGCCGGCGCATCAGGTCGGCGGCGATCCGCAAGTGCTCCAGCTCCATGTTCAGGTGAAGCTCCCAGATCGACTTCACCTTCGGATCGGTCTCCTGCTCCATGAAGCTGTAGTACATGTAGCACTCGTTGTACTCGTGGTTGACGAGCTGCTCCCACCAGGTCTCGCCCGGGTCCACCAGCGACTCGTAGTGGGTGACGTGCTCCTCCTCGATCATGCCGATCTCTTGGTAGAGCTGACGCGCGATGGGCTCCATGTACATGGGGCCGACGTTCATGTAGAAGTTCATCGTCTGCTGCTCGGTCGCCATGATGGTGAGCGCGTGCAGCTTCGACAGGGGGTTGGTCGACGCGCGGTCGTAAGGGTCGCGAACGTTGTCGACCGGGTCCCGGTGCTGGAACTTGGTCGGGCGGCCCGGCATGACCTCGGTGAGGTTGTCGACGATCGACTCCGCCTTGCGGTGCTCGATCATCTCGTACAGGTTCGCGTAGCGGTACAGGTGATCGAAGTCCTCGAGTACGCCGAACTCGTACGCCTGCCTGAGGTAGGGGTCCGGCTCCATGCGAGCCACCCAGGCGGTCAGGTCGGAGGCCACTTGCTCGTAGGCGATCGCGGTCTCCAGGACGGACGAAAGACCCGGGAGAAGCCAGTTGACCACCCGCTGCTGCTGCGCCTCGATGTAGCGGGTGCGCGCCAATTCCCGGCGGACGTCACTGTCCATGCAATGCCGAGCCAGATTGTGGCTGAAGAAAACGGCCTCGGTCTCGATGCCGTTCATGGTGATGATCCGGCACCGCGTGTAGGGGTCACAGTGGTCGGGATCGATCGGTGTCACGTTGAGCTCGCGCCAATTCCGCACCTGCTGTTCGAGCGGAATTCCACGCTCCTCCAGGGGATTGAACGACATGAAAGACCTCCCGTCCCTCCCCAGCTGGATACCCGACGCTTCGTCAGCAGGAAACAGGAGCTCTGAGGAGGGGGAAACACCGGGAGGCCGCGATTCGACGGCGGTCCCGCGATTCAGGATCCGCCCGACCGTCGGTCGGTCCGTGAAAACGCGACGCTCTCACGTCCGCCTGACGATGGGCGGCCGTGGCCCACCCAGACCGCGCAGCGGGGCAAGCTGAGCCTCGGCACCGCTTTGCTGGGTGGCGGCGCTGAGACCGACGATCGGCCCGGCCCAGCACAGGCCGTACTGGTCGAACCGGTTCCGGGCGTGGAGGTACGACTCGGTGGCCTGGTGACGCAGGTACCGCTGGTAGGGCCGACCGACGAGGGCGGCGTTCAGCTCGCCGAGGTTGCGCACGTAGACGCCCTTGAACGTGGGTCCGTCCGCGCCACACGAGGGCTCGCACGGCTCGGTGAGCACACCCTGGGGGTTGAGGAACTCGCTCGTCGTCGAGGCGTCCGCGAGCTCGCGGGCGCGCGCCAGGTAGCTGTCGTCGCCGGTGGCCCACGCCAACTCGGTCAGCGCCCCGAGGATGATGCCCTGGTTGTACGTCCACGTCGTCTGGCCGTTGTTCTGGCACGTTTCGCTGCTCAGACCGTCGTTGACGAGGTTCTCCGCGTTGATCATCCCGCTGGCCTCGAACCACCGCCAGATCTCGAGGGCGCGCTGCAGGTACTCCGTGTCGCCGGGGATGCGGTTGTGCAGGCTCGCGGCGACCTTGATGAACAGCTCGTTGGTGACCGCGTTCTTGTAGCGCTGGTGGATGTTCCACACGAGGCCGCCGCCGCAGACGTCGTCGCGGCTGGCCCACATGTAGTCGGCGTCGTACTTCGCCGTCTCCAGGTAGCGCGGATCACCGGTGAGGTCGTACGCCCTGATCCACGCCAGCGCCCACCACCCGGTGTCGTCGATGTAGTCGTTGGTGAAGTTTCCGCCCTGGGCGTCGAGGTTCTTCTCGTAGGTGTTGGCGATGATCCATTCGTGCCGCCGGTCGCCGGTGACGAGCATGTAGTCGATGACCGCGGTGAGTGCGTTGGCGGAGTTCCACCAGCCGGTCGTCTTCCACAGACCGGTGTCGGCGTCGTACAGCTTCACCAGCGCGTCGATCGCCCGCGTGGCAGGTCTGCCGGTGCCCGACGGCGTCTCCACGCCGATCCACGCGGTACATACCACGTCGTCGCGGTTGCCGGCCTTGCCGCACGCGCGCAGGACGGCGTCGCGACCGGTCGCCTGATCCTCCAGGGAGGACAGCAGGGTGCTCGTGCCGCGTTGCCCGGCGGGGATCGTGGTGTAGCCGAGCCGCTCCTCCGCGATGGTCTCCCCACCGTCGAACGAGCGGTCCAGCCACACCTCGTCGGTGGGGTCACCGTTGCCGATCGTCGCCCACCCCGCCGCGTCACGGTCGGAGATGTGCAGCTCGATGGAGCGGCCGAAGATCGTCGCACCGTCGGCGAGTCGGTTCTCCGTCGCCAGCTCCACTGGCGCGCCATCGCAGACCGTGCCGCAGATGGCGTTCCCCGGTGCCCGCTCGTTCACTGTCGTCACCTCCGCGGACGCGGACGCCGGCAGAACGCTCATCGCCAGCAGACTCGCGGCCACCGTCACCGCGGCGCGCATTCCTCGCGGCACCTCGCCCATGGACGTCTCCCCCGACGGAAGCAAAACTTTGCTGTGGAAACATCCCATGGGACAGAACCGCCGACAAGGCGAACGCCGAAACTGGCCTGACGCGATCTAGCCCGAAATTGGCCGTCCAATTTCATTCCTCAGATGTTCATGTTCCCTTCGTTCTTTCCTAGCCTTACGCGCGCCACGATCACGGTGGAGAAGCCCACTTCGGGCGGTTGAGCCACAACGTGGGAGGAGCAGGCGGATGCGCGACGAGCTGGTGGGTCGACGGATTCGACAGCAGCTGCTCGCGGGAGACCTGGATCGCCGGAAGTTCATGGCGGTCACCGCGGCGAGCACGGTCGCTCTTGTCCTCGGAAAAGGGCCGTACACCACGCGGACGATGAACTCCGGACGTTTCTCGGACTACCCGTTCACGCTGGGCGTGGCGTCGGGCGACCCGCTGCCGGACGGCGTGGTGCTGTGGACCCGTCTGGCGCCTGACCCGCTCGCTGAGGGCGGCCACGGCGGCATGCCCGACGCTCGCGTTCCCGTGCAGTGGGAGGTGGCCGAGGACGAGAACTTCCGCAGGGTCGTACGCCGGGGAACCGCGTCGGCGTACCCGGAGCTGGCCCACTCCGTCCACGTCGAGGTGTCCGGGCTGAAGCCGAACCGCTGGTACTACTACCGCTTCCGGGCACGGGGTGAGATCAGCCCGGTCGGGCGCACCAAGACCACACCCGCCTACGGCGCGGCGGTCGACCAGCTTCGCTTCGCGTTCGCCTCGTGCCAGCGGTACACCGACGGCTACTACACCGCCTACCAGCACATGGCGCAGGAGGACCTGGACTTCGTCCTCCACCTCGGTGATTACATCTACGAGTACGGCGTCGAGATGAACGGCGGCGCACGCAACCTGCCCGACCTGCTGCCGGACTACCTCATCCCCGAGGCCGTCACGCTCGACCGCTACCGC contains the following coding sequences:
- a CDS encoding glycoside hydrolase family 76 protein → MGEVPRGMRAAVTVAASLLAMSVLPASASAEVTTVNERAPGNAICGTVCDGAPVELATENRLADGATIFGRSIELHISDRDAAGWATIGNGDPTDEVWLDRSFDGGETIAEERLGYTTIPAGQRGTSTLLSSLEDQATGRDAVLRACGKAGNRDDVVCTAWIGVETPSGTGRPATRAIDALVKLYDADTGLWKTTGWWNSANALTAVIDYMLVTGDRRHEWIIANTYEKNLDAQGGNFTNDYIDDTGWWALAWIRAYDLTGDPRYLETAKYDADYMWASRDDVCGGGLVWNIHQRYKNAVTNELFIKVAASLHNRIPGDTEYLQRALEIWRWFEASGMINAENLVNDGLSSETCQNNGQTTWTYNQGIILGALTELAWATGDDSYLARARELADASTTSEFLNPQGVLTEPCEPSCGADGPTFKGVYVRNLGELNAALVGRPYQRYLRHQATESYLHARNRFDQYGLCWAGPIVGLSAATQQSGAEAQLAPLRGLGGPRPPIVRRT
- a CDS encoding cobalamin-binding protein, with the protein product MRIVSLLPSATEILFALGAGDDVVGVTFECDYPPEARSRRIVSTSALPEGLTPAEIDAAVSERLAAGEDLYHLDRGALEGLDPDLIVTQDLCAVCAVDVSVVDDALAFLGCQAKVLTLDPQNLDQVLASIIQLGEAVGRQDTAESLVAQLRARLDTVAAAVRGRRPVRTMVLEWTEPPFAPGHWIPDMVAMAGGTPVLGVSGERSERVSWDAVAAADPELIVCAPCGYDLAASVRLAEAVVAAGVLPPTVPVWAVDANASFARPGPRLVDGVEALAAVLHPDAGLPVNQRLARQVRPGVT
- a CDS encoding hydroxyisourate hydrolase; this translates as MSVSSRVVDATSGAPAVGVAVSLWESAAIEGEAPAEGAWTLLSQGHSQADGTVESWAVRQGIYRLVFAIGAWWAQCGMPTVYPEAVVTFSVTDPGTHCHVTLLVSPYAYTATVTTERPVE
- a CDS encoding hemerythrin domain-containing protein, whose translation is MSDRPAADVPGSTEDVVALLVRQHGEIRNLFDEVEASTGEARVDAFRRLVRLLSIHETAEEEVVHPYARRAFDGGEGVVEDRLREERDAKERLSRLDRMDPSDPRFLPELLALRTAVMAHARAEERYEFIHLQRSTNAKQRATMAKALKAAEATAPTRPHPGVETGGRNLLFGPVAAVVDRARDMVRKVWGGG
- a CDS encoding ChaB family protein, whose translation is MPARQELPSTLLRSSKRAQDIWTKAHDSAVKTYGEGQRAHRTAYAALKHEFEKVGDHWEPKASAGPSDPQAQRRTPSSRRSRATAGGVDANASKAHLYQRAQQLHIPGRSRMTKRQLVEALQRESGRRTAARRRRG